A stretch of Primulina tabacum isolate GXHZ01 chromosome 13, ASM2559414v2, whole genome shotgun sequence DNA encodes these proteins:
- the LOC142521978 gene encoding uncharacterized protein LOC142521978 yields MTEALSRVQTSFSPITDSPMVPINIKLEGSNYGLWSQVVEMYISGKDKLGYINGDYPQPPDNDPSFRKWRTENAMVKGWLINSMDQSLVVNFIRYPTAKQVWDSAATTYFDGTDTSQVYELRRRVFRMKQAGGSIEKYYNDLQGLWREIDFRRPNPMKCATDIQSYNSILQKERVYTFLDGLDDRLDHVRSDVLRLKTFPSIEQAYAHIRGKIYDNM; encoded by the coding sequence ATGACGGAGGCTTTGTCAAGGGTCCAAACCTCTTTCTCTCCCATCACTGATTCCCCGATGGTTCCAATAAATATCAAGTTGGAGGGTTCCAACTATGGATTATGGTCCCAGGTTGTTGAGATGTATATCTCAGGAAAAGACAAATTGGGATACATCAATGGAGACTATCCCCAACCACCAGACAATGACCCCTCCTTTCGTAAGTGGCGCACTGAGAATGCCATGGTGAAAGGCTGGTTGATCAACTCCATGGACCAGTCCTTGGTTGTGAACTTTATTCGCTACCCAACAGCTAAGCAGGTATGGGACTCTGCTGCAACAACTTACTTTGATGGAACTGACACCTCACAGGTATATGAGCTCCGACGCCGTGTATTTCGAATGAAACAAGCAGGAGGATCAATAGAAAAATACTATAACGACCTACAGGGTTTGTGGCGAGAGATCGATTTTCGCCGACCGAATCCAATGAAATGTGCAACTGACATACAAAGCTACAACTCCATTTTACAGAAGGAGCGAGTATACACGTTTCTTGACGGACTAGATGATCGATTGGATCATGTTCGGAGTGATGTTCTTCGCTTGAAAACTTTTCCTTCAATTGAGCAGGCATATGCACACATTCGAGGGAAGATCTACGACAATATGTGA